Genomic window (Helianthus annuus cultivar XRQ/B chromosome 3, HanXRQr2.0-SUNRISE, whole genome shotgun sequence):
tgattggtggctatgatcctgggcatgtcacgcctccaaggcggggtggggttttggaggggtgtgacaaTTTCTGACACCGCCGTATTTTGAAAATATAGCTCTGTGACGtgtaatgattattttccatTAATGCTTCAAACGTCACCATTGTCAAGTCTTTTTAACCTCTCTATAAAATTGCCTTCCTTTTCCTTATTTGGTAGTTGGACAAGATGGAGAGAAAACGGTATAGGCAAAGGCTGTCTGAAATCTTCCGAGTGTTGGATGCTGCCGATGGCTTACTCCAGTTGCAGCATCCGGTGACAAAGTCGATGCTCCGACGAAGAAGGCCACTTCCTAATGCTGCTCCGGCCGGGCAAACCGGGCGTGTCAAAGTGTTGTCATCGAGGACCCCCAGCCGATGGATCCTGGAATGCCATCCTTGTCAGCTGACATCCTGACAGATCTTATCCCAGTGGATCATGACCAGCGATATCGTTTTACGTACCAACGTCGCTCCGGTGGTTTTCCCAAGCAACGACAAATGGACGGTTCAGAAATGGTGGCTCCGATGGTGGATGGTGAATCATCTGGCAACCTGACTGTTGATCCAGCTACTTTTGTTGATGGTGTTGTGGTGCTGCATACCCCTGCAGTGGTGATGGCACCCAACTTCCATCAGTAGATGTTTTTGAATATGTTCTGCTTTTTTGGTTCCCATGTGTTGGATTTTAACgacagggacaagtacttggtttatTTAAGATAGGTTACGTGTATGTAAAAATGCCTATCTGTTTTGTGGCGGTTTgtgtatctattaccaagatacccgccTTAAGCGCTGTATGTTCTAACCCTATGACTTGTGTAATTGAAAATATTTCGTGTTTAAGGGTGTTGTTTGTAGTTTTACCGTTGTATGCACTTGTTGTGCGATGGTATCCTATGATAAAAGTAAATGTCTTTTATTGAACTAATGTAAAACGAAAAGACACCACTGCGGGTGAGTTACAATTGTAAAATGAGAAAAATAGTTAACTCTTGCTGTTAGGAGCAAGGTCTTACAGGTAGCATTTCCTTAACTGAGCGATGTTCCAAGTGCGTGGTACTGGTGTGCCATCTAGCCGAGATAGGCGATAGGCCCCTTTGCCCAGATCTTCTTGAATGACATAAGGGCCTTCCCAGTTTGGGCCCAGCTTGCCTGAAGGTTCCATTCTACTCGCTTCATTGTCATGCATGACGTAATCTCCTGTTTTGAAATTCTGTTTGGCCACACGCTTGTTATAATATCTTTCCAATGCCTTCTTATATTTTGCTTCGCTGATGGCGGCTGCCTCGCGCCTTTCCTCCAGTAAGTCCAGGCCTTCTCTTAGAGATCTATCATTGTCATCGCCTGTGTTGAGGCGGCGTAGTGACGGTAATCCCGCTTCAGCGGGTATCATTGCTTCCGCTCCATAGGTTAGGCTAAACGGAGTTTCATTGTTGCTGGTTTTGGGCATTGTTCTGTGTGCCCAGAGGACATTTGGCAACTCTTCCACCCAGGAGCTTCCCTCGTGGCCTAATCGTTTTTTGATGCCATCCAGCAAACTTCTGTTTGTCCGCTCTACCTGGCCATTCCCTTGGGGGTGTGCTACTGACGTGAAGATTTGTTGGATGTGGAGATGAGTGCACCATTCTTGGAAAATTCTGTCTGTAAACTGTGTTCCGTTATCGCTTACCAGGTACAGTGGTAATCCAAACCGGCATACTATGTGTTCCCAGAGGAATTTTTTGGCATTGTCCGTCGTTATTTTGGCTAAAGGCTTagcttccacccacttggtgaagtagtcaACCGCCACGATTAGGTACTTTAGCTTTCTAGGGGCCGGCGGGAAGGGTCCCACGATATCAACGGCCCATTTCTGGAAAGGCCATGCTGCTGTCACCGGTACTAGGCTGCTCTTGGTACTTATCAACGGCCCATTTCTGGAAACGCACTATGAATTTTGGCTACCACCGCCCGGGGTCCAGCGTGTATGCCGCATAGGCCCGCATGGATTTCGCTGATGAGATATTTTGCCTCTGTTGGGGAGACACATCGCAGCAGTGGGCCCAGGTAAGACTTTCTGTATAAGACACCATTATTGATCTCATATTGCATCGCTTTCGTTTGTATCTTCTGTGCTTCGCCCTTGGCGGGAGGTAGCTCCCCCGTTTCCAGGAAACGTAGAACCGGAGTGTACCAGCAAGGATCTTCCGCTGTAACAGCGGAAACATTCCGTGGTTCGATTGACGGTGTCTGCAGCGTTTCGACTGTGACTTCCTTTTCCATACCTGAGGTGGCGAGTTTGCTGAGAGCATCTGCTATCTGATTCTTGCCTCTGTGCACATGATTGAGCGTGACGTTGTCAAAAGAATCCATGAGCTCCTTTGTTTTCACCAAGTGTTTTGCcattgattcatctttggcttcgTACGTTTCGTTTAcctgattgttgaccagcagtgAATCAACATATGCGTCTACCCTTGCCGCCCCCATAGATTTTGCCATTCTTAGACCTGCTAACAGTGCCTCACACTCCGCTTCGTTGTTAGAACACTCGAAATCGAAGCGTAAGGCGTACATCAGCCTGATCTCATCTGGGCTTATCAGCATTAAACCGCCTCCAGATCCCTTTGCACTAGATGACCCATCTGTGTATAGTTTCCAGGTTTGCCGGGCGGTGCTGGATTCCGGGATGTCCTAGACGACTGCGTCCGCGATAGCTTCTCCTTCAGGTATTTCGGCTAGAAAATCGGCAATTACTTGCCCCTTAACTGCTGTTCGTTTCTGATATTCGATGTCCAAAGCGCCGAGTTCAATTGCCCACTTGGCCAGTCTGCCAGAAATCTCCGGCTTGTGCAGGACTTGTTGCAGTGGGTAATTGGTTAGAACCTGCACGTGGTGCGCCTGAAAATATCTTCTCAGTCGCCGCGTGGCGTGTACCAACGCTAAGACCAGCTTTTCTAACGTGGGAT
Coding sequences:
- the LOC110932480 gene encoding uncharacterized protein LOC110932480, giving the protein MAKSMGAARVDAYVDSLLVNNQVNETYEAKDESMAKHLVKTKELMDSFDNVTLNHVHRGKNQIADALSKLATSGMEKEVTVETLQTPSIEPRNVSAVTAEDPCWYTPVLRFLETGELPPAKGEAQKIQTKAMQYEINNGVLYRKSYLGPLLRCVSPTEAKYLISEIHAGLCGIHAGPRAVVAKIHSAFPEMGR